In Festucalex cinctus isolate MCC-2025b chromosome 17, RoL_Fcin_1.0, whole genome shotgun sequence, the genomic stretch ACGCCACTCAAGTCTCAAGAAGCGAATGATCAAATGTAGGCAGAACAAGCTGCAAAAATGAAAGTGCATTTACGTTAATAAGCTATTTtaggaaaggaaaaaatggcTTTCCGGAAGTCTGAAAGGGAAtattatttataaatgtattgcaTTTATTCAGAGTGGAAATTTGAtataagggcaaaaaaaatggttatTTGACAAATGTTGGTCTCGGACATTTTTAAACTAGAAGATGCAATCATTATTTGTGAGTGATTTTCTttttcgcaaaaaaaaaaaaaaaaaaaaaaatactgtgtaaCATTTGTACAACATATACTAAGTATACATGCGTGATAGATTTGGGCgctattgaggaaaaaaatctattatGATATTGGCcattttatatcatgataatgatGTACCATGATAGTTATTTTTAGGTAatctataaaaatatatacagtacatacaacaCACTACTATGACTGCTTATCTTATACACCATAATTTAATTCCGGTGTTTGACCATagcgttagcttagcttagcaattagcatggcttgtCTTGTCTTTTCTTTCCCTCTGTTAACTACTCCTTTTAATCCCTTTTGTTAGAACGATATTTGTAAACAGTGTAGCTTACTATGACATAGAAGCGAAACCGCAATGTAAATAGCACATTGTGTTAGCTAGCAGAtgcttgttgctagctagctgctgcGGTTTGACACCAGTCTTGCCTCGACCTGCCGACTACAGCGAATCTTTTTGGGACCGTAATCCGTGGTTGTCACTTTTGCTATTTATTGTGTTGTGATGAGGCGCAAAATGCTAATTTACATTTGCTAACCGCTATATGAAACCGTTTAATTCGAGCCTTGTGTAGTTGGGAGGAGTTGAGGTGCCTTTTTTGTGAATAGTTTTTGGGGGTTTATTGTTTGTTAATACTTTCTGAAAGTAGTATTTGCTATGTGTCTTCACCCACCttgttgtttattaattttcatTACTTCTTAGATTTAATTTTGTACCGTAACTGTCACGTCTGGTGGATTACCACTTCTGTGGTTTGTTATTCAATGCCCCCTGGTGGCAGTTGTGTGGAACCGTACCTTCATAGGAAATGAAAACTTTTGTCCATAATGACATTTCTAATGTTATTATTCACCGTTATAAACTTTTCTATTGTCAAAATCATTTCACGTAGCATTTTGCCCCGAATTATTTTGAGGTTGCGACATATGCAAATGCAAGAAACCACCACCAATTGACAGGCAAGCAACTAAATGCTCATCCAATAGATTGCAAAAAGTACCTAATTAACCTATGACGTAAAATACGTGTACATAAGGTTGCTGTATTTTACAGTCACCATCACGCAGTCGACAAATGCCTTATGGATGCAAATAGCATACTATGCCTTCCCCCTTTTGAAAGCTCTTCAGCAGATTGTATTTGTTTTCtgatttttcttctcatttcaatTGCATTCGGAGGCGAGAAAAGCGAGAGTGCGACGACACGTAACAAAGATGTCATGCTAGCTGAGCAACCTGGACACGTTAATGCACAACTTATTAACTCGCGATAAATCAGGCGTCAGCGAGGGTCGCGCGCCGCCGTGACTCATCGTCGATATGAAGTGCGTCTTGAAAGCAGACGTTCCCGGGGGCGACTCCTCTCGTATAGTCTCTCCCATCCTGAGTCAATGTCATGCTTTGTCTGCCTATTCCATGTGTCCATTTCACACTAATTCAAGCCAGAAATGATCCTCCGTCAGGGCTCAGCTGGACCTCACAGCCGCTGCGCCGTGGACGGAGAAGGAAAAGGAGAAGGGTGCAGAAAGAGATTGGATACGCTGAAATCTAAGGAACCAGTCTGAAGATATCAATACCTGTGCTGATGGCCCAGCCAAGCATACAGAATGAGGCGTCGTCGTCACCGTCAGCCGTGATCGGGGTTCAAGTAGGTAAGCTAAGTTTGGTTGTTTACACTCTGGCACTCAGATGGAATCTTTGCATCGGTTTTGGATGCGACCCCAGAACCGGCTCCGCTTTCCGCCGTTGTCCTACCTGCAGTCTGAAAGTGGAGCAGGCCCAACTAATCCATCAGCCATGGATGGCTCTGGCATCTATTATTAATGGCAAGCTGATGCCGCTATCCCCCTGCCACCTTTTTTCATCTTTCTCCCAATCTGTTAGCCTTCTCTGCTGCATTCTGTCTTGCTTTTTTATGGTGCTCCTttcctttttactttttttttttttttgggcccacTCTAACTGACGTCACCCCTACTCAACAGGCCCCTTCCTCAAATAACAAACGAACAGACATTGCAATATGAATGGTAcagtatttccattcatttcaacagaaaaagatgatttgagtatTATCATCATCTACAAGATCTACCTTAATAACATCCAAGCCTGGCCTCTTATATAACCGCACTCACTGAGTCCAATAGCAACGAGGCGCACAAAGTGAGGTCAGGTGACTGCGGTTCTTAAGTCCTTCGAGAATCCCCCAACAACACGTCGTCTACTTTCTCGTCCGCTTTCCCTTTAACCTCCAGCTCCTTTCGCAGCAAAGGTATACTTGCCTGCTCTACTTTGCTAACTCAACAATTCCTTGTTCACTTGGTACCAAAGTCACCCAAATCCGAGTTCTCTAAGCCATAAAGttcaaaatttatttaaaaaaaaaaatcttgttaaaagtgaaagtaaaaatgaccaaaataatTCATTGCAAAAGTGTGTAACTGACGTCCAATTACATTCACACTAATTAACCCCAATTAaactcagatgttctagtaggctttttttttgctattttattgAGGTTTTTGTTCTACTACAAAAAGCCTTGTatttaaacaggggtgtgtacactttttataTCCCACAGTTCAGATTTCACGACAGTTTGAGTCGTCCCTGTAATTTAACTGTATTTCCATTTCCTTTATTTCCTATGCGGCCGGCGTTGCGGAATGGGCTGCGTTCCACTTGACTGTATTGGTAAATGAATACCACTCTGGGCTATGAGCAAGTATTTGTTTGCGATGCAGGGCGGGGAAAACTTGCGCTCCGGGtcacatttgatttatttatttattttttaaaggttggATGGACATTCGTAGAtgaagttttaaaaacaaaaaacaaaaaaacaaaaagtaaaatgatttaattccagacagtatataaaatatatttttatatattgattttcagtatttgcttttttgtgtattaaattaatacacTATTTCAATAAGTTGAATaattattctattattattattattattattattattattattattattattattattattattattattttatttatttatttttttaccttttattaTATGCAGTAAATTAATTGaccaatgaataaatgaattaaaatacaataaatgattaataaatacaaaatcaatGCAATATATTTGCAATTTCAGTACTCTGAGTATAAATAATCAAAATGGAGGAAGCTGTTCCCCCATATTTACTTCTTGAGCGTTTCCTTGATTTtccacagcattttttttattttttatttttttattatggaaTCAGCGGTCAGTGGGTTAGGTTAGATTAGGTGACTCAAGAGGGGAAGAAGCTTTTGGCCAGGGGGGAAGCTTGTGTTTCTGAAAGCAGACTCTCTCTTTACCTTCCAGGAACTGGGGACTAACTTCATCAATAATTCAACACACTTCACCTCCCCACTCGCCACACCGGGACATTATGTTagtgtgtgtgggcgtgtgtgATCGTGAAAGATgaagcttttttgtttgtgtgaaacAAGCGGAAGGAGGAAGAGAGGAAAATGTACTGTAGGCATGATGCAAGGATGGAAATTTACACTTATTAACGTCTCCCGACGTTCGCGGCCCTTCCCTTCAACCAATCAATTTAAcgcgctcccagccatttgctTTCTGTCGGCTGCTCCCACTGCTAACCAGGAACAATGAGCGGGAGCCAGATTGGGTTCCAGCAAGTAACACGAGCCCGCAGACAAGAATCTGCAGCCAGCGGCCGAGCATGCTGACAGTATATGCTAATCCGTCCCCAATCAGACCGGCGCGCGCCTTTCAACCATCAGCGACGGAACACTTAGCAGCCACTTGTAGCGCACTTCTACTTGGTTGTAAAACGACCCCCGCAATTGCAATCTTTGGAGTTTTGCGCACGCATCAAAGAAACGCGGCCTTGTTGTGGTCAAGAATGGACTTTGAAGCTGATGTGGAGCAGCTGTAATCCATCAACGTTGCGGCGCGCTGCCATGTCCGCGTGCTGATCAAATAACCCACTTCAACTGCCCTGTGACAAGACCAAAGCATAAATACATAATGCAACATCAACACAATTTTGATACGCGCAATATAGGTTACAAGCAGCTGTTTCAGTAAGACCAGCGGGAAAAAGCAACGAGTGTTAACGGAATTAGCCAGCAAAGCCAGCACAGGGAAagcgatagatttttttttccccccccccgaaaAGCCGTACATTTATGATTGATTATGTGGTAAAAgatttggaaaacaatggtGTGCTTTCACACTTTGGAACAACACAGATTTAATGTAACGCATTGATCATTGACGACATCATTGAAAACGTATTTCCTAAGATCCGTTATCTCATGTAATTTGATCCAcaggagcccattgaaaagagatacaatgctgccatctgctggccagagttaccggtttttttgtttttgtttttttgttttttttaattgatttcaaCTCATTCATGAAACCAGAGCTGCACATGATGTTGTGCTGCCCAgtgcccattaaaaaaaaaaaagcaaaacatagttgacgtcaattaacgttattGGCGGTACTCGTTGAGATTTCCGTTCACGTTAATTAACGTTCTTGGCAGGACGCGGTCAATTATTTGCGGTAGGGCTCAGTCACAATTTTACACGAGTAGCTGTACTATACAGTAATATGAAAAATATCATTTCAATCGATTTGTGataatgtttgcatatgacTAAGACAAATCTTAATGGACATATTGTTAAATggaaaattttctttacaatataatACCTTCTATGTTGCCCCCACTACCCCAAACATGacaatctgattaatattgcgtttgtgcaatatgaattaaacACATAAATCCACCTGttattatccatctcagggggcggccctTAtaacgccctctgctgtcgactgaaaatcactttgcaaatgtcacatgatcaatcccagaaaacaggtgagctgtgacagTCAATACCTGAGCACttcggcactgtgatgtcattttcagttgacaaatataatgtcaaaatggccgccccctgaagtAGATTCTTTCGGTAACTACAGCTGGAGTTGAGCTGATTTTGGGCAAGAAGCTGGGTACACCTTGGTCTggtcgccaaccaatcacagcgacACTCATTCACACTTGTGGAAAATGTATATTCTTCAATGTACCTAACGTGCATGTTTCTGGAATTTGGATGGAATTCTGTTGTGTTTTACCTACCTTGCCTCATGGAGACATATTTCCCATTGGCCGCCATCAGAACCACCTGCGGGTGGCTCTCCTCCAGGTCAAACAGTTCGTCCTTGCCTGGTTTCGAACAGCGGCCGGACCTCAAGGTACCATTGGGGCCCATGGGAGACAAGTACTTCCCCTCACAGTCCTTGAAAGCCAACTTTCCACACTTGAGCTCCAGCGTGTACGTTGTTGTCCTGCCGCTTTGCGTCACGAGCTTCCCATCATTGTTGAGGAAGCGACCGTCGCAGGTCTTCAGGCAGTACTTCCCGTTCTGGTAGACGAGCGTAAGGATCGCAACCACACCCCAGGGAATGTTCATATCCACGGAGATCTCGCCGTCCTCCACCGAGAGATGGGCGTAGCGCTTGCGAGCCACCGACAACAGGTTGGCCTGCGGGTGCAGTGCCAGGTGCACCGCCCACAGCTCGCCGTCGGTGATGCCCTGGGCGAAGCAGGACAGGTGGTCCCTGGAGCCACCGAAGAAGCGGAGGTGCTGCTCGGATTGCAGGGCCCAGCGACCGTCCGACTGGGCCACGATGAGGAAGCGGCAGTCGGAGTGGCGGTTGTCTGCCTCGCAGGTCACCTTGCCGTCCTTGTCGGAGGCCAGGTAGCGTCTGAGGTGACTGCGCAGGTAGACCAGCCGGGTGTCCTGGGAGTCTTGCTCCAAGGTCCAGATCTGCTTCTTCTTCATGCTTGGAGCTGATGCATTGACCTGATACACAAAAACAGCTTCGTGTTAGGCCTGTCGTTTGGGTCGGACCTTAGTAATTGATTGGACTCCAGGTTGGCTAGCTCCTGACTCAGATTAAATGTAGGAGAAATCGATGGTCAAAGGCAAACATGTCCAAAATCCAGTCTGTGGGCCATTTGTGCCACTGGTCTTTTCTTGTGGCAAAAGGTTTGGACAACTCTGGCCTTGGGATCCGCATAgtttttccaccttgcaagaacTTGAACACTTTTAAGCTTTTTCAAAGGCACGTAAGACTGAACAGATAAATGCTGTTTTGTGTAAGATTATTTTCAAACCTTGAAGCCAAATGTCTCCGCAGTGAGGTAACGACCTTCGTGGTTGATCAGACCAAACTGAAGCGTCAGAGGGTGATTCTCGTTGGACGGCATTTTGACCTGTAGAAAACCACAAGAAAGATGTTTGCAAGCTTTGTAAGGTCAGATGTCGGACCTCTGAAAGGGGCTTGGACAACAATCTCGGTTGTAGTTCATATCCTACATtcccacaaagttggaagcagACTATCGCATGTGGTCTTGGAGGGTTAGCTTCTTTTGCAGATAGCGAGACTGTCTAGCTCATTGGTTCTTAAACTGGGTTCGATCAAACCCCGA encodes the following:
- the LOC144005187 gene encoding fascin-2-like, which gives rise to MPSNENHPLTLQFGLINHEGRYLTAETFGFKVNASAPSMKKKQIWTLEQDSQDTRLVYLRSHLRRYLASDKDGKVTCEADNRHSDCRFLIVAQSDGRWALQSEQHLRFFGGSRDHLSCFAQGITDGELWAVHLALHPQANLLSVARKRYAHLSVEDGEISVDMNIPWGVVAILTLVYQNGKYCLKTCDGRFLNNDGKLVTQSGRTTTYTLELKCGKLAFKDCEGKYLSPMGPNGTLRSGRCSKPGKDELFDLEESHPQVVLMAANGKYVSMRQGVSLAANQEAETDMETFQMEMDKESRKCTFRTSQGNYWALVAYGGIQSTATQVSANSMFAMEWLGHKMALKANNGKYICAKKNGQLLAVSDSIGEDEQLSLKLINRPTLILRGENGFICHHKNSNTLDASRSVYAIFSLRFSNGAYHIQGANGRFWYVNGAGLVCSDGEVPEDFAVELLERGRLAIRGRNGRYLRGDQGGTLKADGLGLSASALWEY